One window of Corynebacterium sp. P3-F1 genomic DNA carries:
- a CDS encoding DUF5997 family protein — MSEQPSSTAMKPATAAKKLGIYLPATPPEFQEGGITHAQLRELQDTPPEWLTTLRAEGPHPRPEVARKLGVSITALKKNGMDKPLTTPEIKELLGDQPAWLSEARRIHAEERGSDA; from the coding sequence ATGAGCGAACAGCCGTCAAGCACAGCGATGAAGCCCGCCACCGCAGCGAAGAAGCTGGGGATTTACCTGCCCGCGACGCCGCCCGAATTCCAGGAAGGCGGAATCACCCACGCACAGTTGCGCGAGCTGCAGGACACACCGCCGGAGTGGCTGACCACGCTGCGCGCCGAGGGCCCCCACCCCCGCCCCGAGGTTGCCCGCAAGCTGGGTGTCAGCATCACGGCGCTGAAGAAAAATGGCATGGATAAGCCGCTGACTACCCCGGAGATCAAGGAGCTCCTGGGTGATCAGCCGGCGTGGCTCTCCGAGGCGCGGCGCATCCACGCCGAAGAGCGCGGAAGCGACGCTTAG
- a CDS encoding LysR family transcriptional regulator substrate-binding protein, with product MLRLAFVTGTEPGKWFSRYRETTDHGLEDIPSDDPFAMLIDDRADLALLRLPDPRIGAPGEWFHQVKLYPEKPGVAVPKDSVYAELYAKGGEAVRLSDLADEHVNYRFGVDNNAGAGEYGASSADGGSDVNESVGAGASSSSGAGNSIDDLRAALQVVAANVGVAFAPAPLLKMLSKKQVVVLEVLYDGSGAQRVGAELGVAGAVAEPGAAGAGVADAGVAGSGAVPGAAGAPRPAETSIALVWKVENDSEAIQDFVGVAKGRTRNSSRGGGVSRGKEASEGGGTSKSGRASVKGDRKVKGKTSAQRKGVRSKHPKTGVWKNRR from the coding sequence ATGCTGCGCCTCGCCTTCGTCACTGGAACCGAACCCGGCAAATGGTTCTCTCGCTACCGCGAAACCACCGACCACGGGCTCGAGGACATCCCCAGCGACGATCCGTTCGCCATGCTTATCGACGACCGCGCCGACCTCGCCCTCCTCCGCCTCCCCGACCCCCGCATCGGCGCCCCGGGGGAGTGGTTCCACCAGGTGAAGCTCTACCCGGAGAAGCCCGGTGTGGCCGTGCCGAAAGACTCCGTCTATGCCGAGCTGTATGCCAAAGGCGGGGAAGCTGTGCGACTTTCTGACCTCGCCGACGAGCACGTCAACTACCGCTTTGGTGTAGACAACAACGCTGGTGCAGGTGAGTACGGCGCGTCGAGCGCGGACGGCGGCTCGGACGTGAATGAGAGCGTGGGCGCGGGTGCGAGTAGCAGCTCGGGTGCTGGGAACTCGATCGATGATCTGCGTGCGGCACTACAGGTTGTGGCGGCGAACGTCGGCGTCGCATTCGCGCCAGCGCCGCTTCTCAAGATGCTGTCGAAGAAGCAGGTAGTAGTTCTCGAGGTGCTCTATGACGGATCTGGTGCGCAACGAGTGGGCGCTGAGTTGGGAGTCGCCGGTGCGGTTGCCGAGCCGGGCGCTGCCGGCGCGGGAGTTGCTGATGCTGGAGTTGCTGGGTCTGGTGCCGTGCCGGGTGCTGCCGGCGCCCCAAGGCCGGCTGAGACGAGCATCGCTCTTGTGTGGAAGGTCGAGAACGATTCCGAGGCGATTCAGGACTTCGTGGGAGTGGCGAAGGGGAGGACGAGGAACTCGTCGAGGGGCGGGGGAGTCTCGAGGGGCAAGGAAGCGTCGGAAGGCGGGGGAACGTCGAAAAGCGGGCGCGCGAGCGTAAAAGGGGACAGGAAAGTTAAGGGCAAAACCAGTGCGCAGCGCAAGGGAGTCCGATCAAAACACCCTAAAACGGGGGTGTGGAAGAATCGGAGGTGA
- a CDS encoding LGFP repeat-containing protein, with amino-acid sequence MNRKFGAAAAAIALSAGLVACSNDEGDVKEVEATETDTATVTSATAESETAASEADAAAADGETTEITTQDGEKVVVPAAAANAPEELGLGNWGDPFNVETTEDGATLIEYDAEKNIVYSEETGAVPLVGEIAKTWKKDGGLKNEIGLPLKAEDKRSDDNGWIQEFQNGTIEWLEENGEFGAKIS; translated from the coding sequence ATGAACCGCAAGTTTGGTGCAGCCGCCGCAGCAATCGCTCTGTCCGCAGGTCTTGTCGCTTGCTCCAACGACGAAGGCGACGTCAAAGAAGTTGAGGCAACCGAAACCGATACCGCTACCGTGACCTCCGCTACCGCTGAGAGCGAGACCGCTGCTTCGGAAGCTGACGCTGCTGCGGCGGACGGTGAGACCACCGAGATCACCACTCAGGACGGCGAGAAGGTCGTTGTTCCGGCGGCTGCCGCTAACGCTCCGGAGGAGCTCGGCCTGGGCAACTGGGGTGACCCGTTCAACGTCGAGACCACCGAGGACGGCGCAACCCTCATCGAGTACGACGCTGAGAAGAACATCGTCTACTCCGAGGAGACGGGTGCTGTGCCGCTGGTCGGCGAGATCGCTAAGACCTGGAAGAAGGACGGTGGCCTGAAGAACGAGATCGGCCTGCCGCTGAAGGCTGAGGACAAGCGTTCTGACGACAACGGCTGGATCCAGGAGTTCCAGAACGGCACCATCGAGTGGCTCGAGGAGAACGGCGAGTTCGGCGCCAAAATCAG